A window of Coregonus clupeaformis isolate EN_2021a chromosome 28, ASM2061545v1, whole genome shotgun sequence contains these coding sequences:
- the LOC121543917 gene encoding basic salivary proline-rich protein 2-like: MFGSSFLSGANPLNAVSSMTSQVSSGMSSMSSEVTSMGSGVNMPSFGLFDKEEKPGEKPQGGPPGPGSKGPQQGGPRPPGPAQGRRPAGQGPPGQQGPRTPGPGQGPRPLGQQGPRPAGQGPPGQQGPRPPVPGQGPRPSGPGQGPPGQQGPRPPGQGPPGQHGPRPPGPGQGPPGQQGPRPPGPGQGPPGQQGPPGPGAQPGGPAKAGGPPGPQGPGKPPGGGLCPLCKSTQLNVGSKEPPNYSNCTMCKNQVCSLCGFSPPDSAGKEWLCLNCQMQRAMGGMDDPPMMGRGSAPPSPSRKDPGKDGKKPNLLIKQQSISDKGLTPPTTPKQKSPGPSSPKGSPQPSPAKGKQESSFFGGLGGISLGGLTDAAKPPAAASQAAESITGTMFSGFGGFTGSAKPDRAKAAAGPQRTAESVTGKMFSGFGGFTETAKPPAAASQMFGFGSSILSSATNLMTTDSVDSVDEKAGSPDDSPAGSPAGSPPDSPFSTPGSPPGSPPDSPFSAPGSPPDSDSPDTPPASKKAPKRATSLLKDQKSIEAEPSTEPLKAGEPPTSAPGSGAQGNCPLCKVELNIGSADTPNYSNCTECKKSVCNQCGFNPTPHLAEAGAHAASHTVSLLHI; encoded by the exons ATGTTTGGCTCCAGCTTCCTGAGCGGGGCCAATCCGCTGAACGCTGTCTCATCCATGACGTCCCAGGTGTCCTCTGGAATGTCCTCCATGTCCTCAGAGGTCACCTCCATGGGCTCCGGGGTCAACATGCCCTCGTTTGGCCTGTTTGACAAGGAAGAGAAGCCTGGAGAGAAGCCCCAAGGTGGGCCCCCAGGGCCGGGCAGCAAGGGCCCCCAGCAGGGGGGGCCAAGACCCCCTGGCCCCGCACAAGGGCGCAGACCCGCTGGTCAAGGGCCCCCTGGGCAGCAAGGGCCCAGAACTCCTGGCCCCGGACAAGGGCCCAGACCCCTCGGGCAGCAAGGACCCAGACCCGCTGGTCAAGGCCCCCCTGGTCAGCAAGGGCCCAGACCCCCTGTCCCCGGACAAGGACCCAGACCCTCTGGCCCCGGACAAGGGCCCCCTGGGCAGCAAGGGCCCAGACCCCCTGGTCAAGGACCCCCTGGGCAGCATGGGCCCAGACCCCCTGGCCCCGGACAAGGGCCCCCTGGGCAGCAAGGGCCCAGACCCCCTGGCCCCGGTCAAGGGCCGCCTGGGCAGCAAGGGCCCCCTGGCCCCGGTGCACAGCCAGGCGGGCCGGCTAAAGCTGGGGGTCCCCCTGGTCCACAAGGCCCTGGTAAACCACCTGGAGGAGGGCTGTGTCCGCTGTGCAAGAGTACCCAGCTCAACGTGGGCTCCAAGGAGCCGCCCAACTACAGCAACTGTACCATGTGTAAGAACCAGGTGTGCAGCCTGTGTGGATTCAGCCCCCCAGACTCGGCG GGCAAGGAGTGGCTGTGTCTCAACTGCCAGATGCAGAGGGCTATGGGGGGTATGGATGACCCTCCTATGATGGGCAGGGGCTCTGCCCCTCCTTCCCCCTCGAGGAAAGACCCTGGCAAAGATGGCAAGAAGCCCAATCTACTAATTAAGCAGCAGAGCATCTCCGACAAAGGCTTAACCCCTCCAACCACGCCCAAACAGAAATCCCCAGGCCCATCTTCCCCGAAAGGCAGCCCCCAGCCCTCCCCAGCCAAAGGTAAACAGGAGTCCAGCTTCTTCGGGGGCCTGGGTGGCATCAGCCTAGGGGGCCTCACCGACGCGGCCAAGCCTCCAGCCGCTGCCTCCCAGGCGGCCGAGTCCATCACAGGAACAATGTTCAGCGGCTTTGGTGGGTTCACCGGATCAGCCAAACCTGATCGGGCCAAAGCCGCCGCTGGTCCCCAAAGAACAGCAGAGTCGGTGACAGGAAAGATGTTCAGCGGGTTTGGTGGTTTTACCGAGACAGCCAAGCCCCCGGCGGCTGCCTCCCAGATGTTCGGGTTTGGCTCGTCCATCTTGAGCTCGGCCACCAACCTCATGACCACCGACTCTGTGGACTCTGTGGATGAGAAAGCTGGTTCTCCTGATGATTCTCCTGCCGGTTCTCCTGCAGGCTCTCCCCCAGACTCCCCCTTCTCCACCCCCGGTTCTCCCCCCGGTTCTCCCCCGGACTCCCCCTTCTCCGCTCCTGGGTCTccccccgactcagacagccctGACACCCCGCCCGCCTCCAAGAAGGCCCCCAAACGCGCCACCTCCCTACTGAAGGACCAGAAGTCCATAGAAGCAGAGCCCTCCACGGAGCCTCTGAAAGCGGGGGAGCCGCCTACTTCGGCCCCAGGCTCGGGGGCCCAGGGAAACTGCCCTCTGTGTAAGGTGGAGCTGAACATTGGATCAGCCGACACGCCTAACTACAGCAACTGCACCGAGTGCAAGAAGAGTGTGTGTAACCAGTGTGGCTTCAACCCCACACCTCATCTTGCCGAG